A segment of the Salmo trutta chromosome 3, fSalTru1.1, whole genome shotgun sequence genome:
ggaggtggatgtatttcaaaaccTACCTTcaaacatgggaaaatcaaaagaaatcatccaagacctcagaaaacaaattgtagacttccacaagtctggttcatccttgggagcaatttccaaatgcctggagtataaacatcatgggaccacgcagccgtcataccgctcaggaaggagacgagttctgtctcctagagatgaatgtactttggtgcaaaaagttccaatcaatcccagaacagcagcaaaggaccttgcgaagatgctggagtaaacaggtacaaaagtatctatatccacagtaaaacgagtcctatatcgacataacctgaaaggctgctcagcaaggaagaaggcactgctccaaaaccgccataaaaaagccagactacggtttgcaactgcacatggggacaaagatcatactctttgcagaaatgtcctctggtctgatgaaacaaaaacagaactgtttggccataatgaccatcattatgtctggaggaaaaagggggaggcttgcaagccgaagaacaccatcccaaccgtgaagcacgggggtggcagcatcatgttgtgggggtgctttgctgcaggagggactggtgcacttcacaaaatagatggcatcatgagggaggaaaattgtggatatattgaagcaacatcaaaagacattagtcaggaaatttaagcttggtcacaaatgggtcttccaaatggacaatgaccccaagcatacttccaaagttgtggcaaaatggcttaaggacaacaaagtcaatgtattggagtggccatcacaaagccctgacctcaataaaatttgtgtgcagaactgaaaaagcgtgtgtgagcaaggaggcctacaccagctctgtcaggaggaatgggccaaaattcccccaacttattgtgggaagcttgcggaagacaacccgaaaggtttgacccaagttaaacaatttaaaggcaatgctaccaaatactaattgagtgtatataaacttctgacccactgggaaagtgatgaaagaaataaaagctgaaataaatcgttctctttactattattctgacatttcacattcttaaaataaagtggtgatcctaactgacctaaaacagggaatttttactaagattaaatgtcaggaattgtgaaaaacggagtttaaatttatttggctaaggtgtatgtaaacttccgacttcaactgtacatataaatacatggatGCGCGATGGCcgtgcagcataggcaagatgcaattgatggtttaaaatacagtatatacatatgagatgagtaatgtaggatatgtaaacattattaaagtggcattatttaaagtgacacctttattaaatccatttatttaagtggccagtgatttgagtctgtatgttggcagcagcctctctatgttagtgagggctgtttaacagtctgatggcctcaGTTTATgtaaatacttacagtaccagtcaaaggttgacaaacctactcattcaagggtttttctttattttttactatattgtagaataatagtgaataaatcaaaactatgaaataacaaatggaatgatgtagtaaaaaaaaaaaaaaaagtgttaaatcaaaatacattttatatttgatattcttcaaagtagccaacctttgccttgatgacagctttgcacactcctggcattctctcaaccagcttcatgaggtagtcaccttgaatgcatttcacttaacagctgtgccttgttaaaagttaatgtggaatttctttcattcttaatgcatttgagccaatcagttgtgttatggcAAGGTAGGGGTACAAAAGATACAAAAGATAgggctatttggtaaaagaccaagtccatattatggcaagaacaactcaaatacgcaaagagaaacgacaggccATTACTAAGACATGAgggtcagtcaattcagaaaatgtcaagaactttgaaagtgtctTCAGGTgcggtcacaaaaaccatcaagcgctatgatgaaactggctctcatgatgaccgccacaggaaaggaagacccagagttacctcttctgcaGATGATACGTtctttagagttaccagcctcagaaattgcagcccaaataaatgcttcacagatttcaagtaaccgacacatttcaacatcaactgttcagaggagactgcatgaatcaggccttcatggtccaattgctgcTAAGAacgcactactaaaggacaccaataataataataagagacttgcttgggccaagaaacacgagcaatggacattagaccggtggaaatctgtccttttgtctgtaGTCCAAATCgtagatgtttggttccaaccgctgtctttgtgagatgcagagtaaggTGAACGGACGATCTtcacatatgtggttcccaccgtgaagcatgggggtggtggtgtgatggcgTTTGGGTGtttcctggtgacactgtcagtgatttatttagaattctgcagcgatatgccctctcgtctggtttgcgcttagtgggactatcatttgttattCAACGGGACAATGActcaatacacctccaggctgtgtaagggatatttgacaaagaaggagagtgatagagtgctgcatcagatgacctggcctccacaatcatccaacctcaacccaattgagatgctttgggatgagttgaaccgcagagtgaaggaaaagcagccaacaagttttcagggaactacttcaagactgttggaaaagcattccaggtgaagctggttgagagaatgcccttgaatgagtaggtgtccaaacttttgactggtactgtaaatcagGGCCCATGTTCACAAAGACTCTCAGAGTAAGAGTGTTAATCTAGGATCAGTATTTTCTTTAAATCATAACATTTGAAAAAGTCTCTTAGACACTGTGAAATTTGAAGACAGGCACAGAAACACTTTTCCTCAACTACAGATAAAGAACCAATACTTCAACAGCACTGGGGTACTGATGTTAGGCCAATGGAGTTGAAGAGAGAGCTTACCCGGGTTGATGACCTCATCGTCCTCGTTGAAGGTGACTCTTGAGTTCCGCCTCTTCCTCTTGGGTCTCTGGATATCTAGGTTGCCCTCCTCGATGGTCAGGGTGGAAATGCGCTTGTTGTGGGCCGTGTTGAACTCCGTCAGGTTCTGTCACAGCCCAGACCAGGGGATGGATGAATGTTTGGGAAAGGAGAAGTGAAACAAAGTTAACACTAAACACACGGAATAGGAATCAGCGAGAGCTAAAAAACACTAAAGATACTGACAGAACAAAAGATAAACTATGTAAAGCAGGACATAGTGAGTTATCTATAGCTACTGTGGTAATAGTACACACCCTACTTAACAGCATGTCCAGACAAATGCCCAAGTAGACAACTAcagaagacacacagacacacctctaGCTCGGTCTCCTCCTCTGGTAACCCTAAGAGACCCTTAGACCCCTCCTCGTCCTCTCCGGCCTTGCTGTCCCCCGTGGCGGCGTTGGTTCCTTGCTGGCTCTGAGGTTTCTCCCGGATGGTGTAGGCTCGCGTGGACGCCCCAAACGACATGGTGGAGTCTATGGGGACCTGCTGAGGCTTATTGGGCTCCAGGCGGATGTGTCCCAGGAAGGTACCATGCGCTGAGAACGTAATTTAAAAACTTCAAGTCCACATATCATGTACGGATGTAATTTAGAAAAAGTAAGTGAAGTAAAGAGTAATAGTTGCACAGCCTTTATTCTACAGTGCACTCCTCTAAGGCAATGCAACGGTTACATTTTGAGTACTTTTTACTAGCCGAGGTAAGATAAACTATTTTACAGACTGATGTACACGACAGTTCACTTACTGCTGTTGTTATCAATAAGGAACACCCTCTTCAGGTGCTTGTGGTAGACCAGGGCAGCATGCACGCGTGAACATGACTGGTGGTCGATGGTGAAATCACACATGTCCGGGTTCCTCCCGAATAAGTAGTACTTCTTCTCGTCAATGATCAGTTTCTTCAAGGATTAACAACAGATTGGGCAATACATGCATTTTCTTATGTCAcatcatagcctggtcccagatataATTCTGCTTTCTTGCCAACTCCTCGTCACTCATTCTCACACCAagctgttttagcatgacaattccataaggagttggcaaaAGATCCTAAACAGACACCCAGGCTAACAACACTGATAACATTGAATGAAATCCTTGCCAGCTGTAAGAAACAGTTTAAAGCCCTGTGCCTCTGAGCCATAACTCAAGAGTGCACTCATGAGCTTAAATATCAGGGCTGATGTTTCTGTGGACCCTTTCTTATAACCCAACAGTCACAGAACTCAGGCACCAGGATGCACTGGGCTGAGGACAGTCGTGTCCATATCTGGTGCATGCATGTATGATCAAATTTGTTTATTTAGTTAAGTACACCATGACACCTAGCTACTTATATTGAATTATACAGACTGAAGTAGACTATATTGTATATTGAAGTAGACAGTCTATACTATAGACATTTATAGGTAAACTACATCACGTAGGACCATATTCTATGGTTCTCTAACACAGCTTTTGATAGAGCTGGTACAGTTGGTTAGTACAGAAAGTAAGTAAACCAATGACTGATGTATTATGCAAGATATTAGCCATATTCTAAGGAACCATACAGAATATCTAGCCTTGTAAAGAGTGCAGATAATACAGACAGGCAGTTCATATTTTCGCCACAGAAGCCCTAAGCTCTTACCTCGACCATTTTGTCACCTTTCATCACGTCCAAATGGAGTCCTGGAGGGGGCTTGCCTGCCCTGAAAACAACAAGGACCAAAAGCTATGCACACCATTCAATGAAATGAATCAGCTAGCTAGCATATGTTTGCTAATAAGACGTGGCTGAAAGGAATACATACGTTTCTAGctacaaaataaaaaag
Coding sequences within it:
- the LOC115176632 gene encoding nuclear inhibitor of protein phosphatase 1-like, producing MQGNILPSGFVNGESCKMATNATATNLPSFDCPTWAGKPPPGLHLDVMKGDKMVEKLIIDEKKYYLFGRNPDMCDFTIDHQSCSRVHAALVYHKHLKRVFLIDNNSTHGTFLGHIRLEPNKPQQVPIDSTMSFGASTRAYTIREKPQSQQGTNAATGDSKAGEDEEGSKGLLGLPEEETELENLTEFNTAHNKRISTLTIEEGNLDIQRPKRKRRNSRVTFNEDDEVINPEDIDPSVGRFRNMVQTAVVPIKKQKMERHGSLSMDDVVTRRIHNYTFGGGLYGDLPPTSHEGHPTGAPSGATILGGLPLPFPNPAPEVNLAPDAPQPPVTLNPVPVTGPYPSEVLNEPRKKKYAKEAWPGKKPTPSLLI